Within the Salmo salar chromosome ssa12, Ssal_v3.1, whole genome shotgun sequence genome, the region ataattgctcccacagttgatttcttcaaaccaagctgcttacctattgcagattcagtcttcccagcctggtgcaggtctacaattttgtttctggtgtcctttgacagctctttggtcttggccatagtggagtttggagtgtgactgtttgaggttgtggacaggtgtcttttatactgataacaagttcaaacaggtgccattaatacaggtaacgagtggaggacagaggagcctcttaaagaagaagttacaggtctgtgagagccagaaatcttgcttgatggtaggtgaccaaatacttattttccaccataatttgcaaataaattcattaaaaatcctacaatgtgattttctggattttttcttctcattttgtctgtcatagctgacgtgtacctaattacaggcctctctcatctttttaagtgggagaacttgcacaattggtggctgactaaatacttttttcccccactataTGTTAGGCTCCGTGTTTTTAGCTTGGTACATAAATAGAAAttagtcatttgaaataaattcattaggtcctaatctatggatttcacatggctgggaatacagatacatctgttggtcacagatacctcaaAAAAAGGTAGggctgtggatcagaaaaccagtcagtatctggtgtgaccaacatttgccacaggcagcgcaacacatctccttcgcatagagttgatcaggctgttgattgtggcttatggaatgttgtcccactcctcttcaatggctgtgcaaagttgctggatattggcgggaactggaacacgctgtcgtacacatcgatccagagcatcccaaacatgctcaatgggtgacatgtctggtgagtatgcaggccatggaagaactgggacattttcagcttccaagaattgtgtgtagatccttgtgacatggggccatgcattaccatgctgaaacatgaggtgatggcggcggctgaatggcacgacaatgggcctcagaatctcgtcacggtattttggggcattcaaattgccatagattaAATGCAatcgtgttcgttgtccgtagcttatgcctacccataccataaccccaccgccaccatggggcactatgttcacaacgttgacattagcaaactgctcgcccacacgacgaccgggattcatccgtgaaaagCAAACTTCTCCaccatgccagtggccatcgaaggtgaccatttgcccactgaagtcagttacgatgttgaaatgcagtcaggtcaagaccctagtGAGCATGACGAGCAAGCAGATGAGCCTCCctgagtttgtgcagaaattctttggttgtgcgaacccacagtttcatcagctgtctgggtggtctcagacgatcctgcaggtgaagaagccggatgtggaggtcctgggctggagtggttacacgtggtctgcagttgtgaggccgattggacatactgccaaattctctaaaatgacgataggcggcttatggtagagaaattaacattcaattatctggcaacagctctggtggacattcctgcagtcagcatgtcaattgcacactccctcaaaacatctgtggcattgtgttgtgtgacaaaactgcacatttgagtggccttttattgtccccatcacaaggtgcacctgtgtaatgatcatgctatttaatcagctccttgatatgccacacctgtcagatggatggattatcttggcaaagaagaaatgctcacttacaggaatgcaaacaaatgtgtgcacaaaatttgagagaaataatatttttgtgtgtatctaaaatttctgggatcttttatttcagcttatgaaacgtgggaccaacactttaaaagttgcgttgatatttttgttcagtgtacatgaaACAACTCAACAACTTAAAGTCTATTGTTATCAATTTAACAACAAGAGCCAGTCCAGTCCGTCTTTTGTTGACCAACAAGAGGGCTGCACCATTAGAATGCAATTTTATGTGGGCCGAATTAAACATTTGGTGGAAAAAATAttgtgaaacactatcattccactattactgttgtagatacagtatattcaggacattttctgaaattacaatgcaaGAATATTACATATATCTCCTTTAAAGGGATATTTTGGTGAAATTACATATTTAGATATATGTTTCTTTACCTTGAAAGCAGTTTATAGACAAGGAGTCCACACTTTGCTTTTGTTAAACTACCCACTGCCAACAAATGTAATTTCTAGGTACTATCCCTTGTCTTAAGGCCTTCCCACACCATACTTTGGATTCAGTCTTTTACGATTATTACATGTCACACTGTGCGATGTGACCAAATTAAAATCTTGATATCAACCTGGCCAGATTATAGATTTGCTTCAGTTCTGTCGTCACATTTTGTGATTGGCTTGCGAGGCTACATCAACTGGGCTTGTCAAGCATGGGGTCAAAAGAACAACAACAAGTTGTTGCTGTGATGTTGGCAGTGTTTTGTCTCGAGAAACCCaagaaaaataaaaatggtatGGACCCGTTTATGGCTGGGAACGAGGGCAGTATGGGCACGCCAGCATGGCGTCATCGGCCGTGTTCCTATTGGTCAGTCACCGGGATCGGCTCGCAACACCAGCCACACTACACGATGAAGGTGGCAAAAAAAATTGGACACTGACCGAACTTGACGGAGCCTACAACCGCACGTAGTTGTACTTAATTGGCAGACCTAGGCCCTGTCATACTGAACGAGCCAAGACGTCCGACAATCATTTACGACCTACGAATTTGCCTACATATTGTCTGGGACGGCAAAATCGTGGCATAAAATGGCTAAAATCGTACAGTCGGTGTGGGCCTTTAGGTATACTTTATCAGACAGGGCTCCAAGCCTCCAGAGGTGTCACTGTTGATACTAGCACAATGTTAAGAGTATAGACATGAAGACTGGTAATAATAATGCCTATCATGACAGTTAATCTTTCATAACATTGGACACAACTCGGATTTGAGTGAAGTAAAAGTGCTCTCTTTCCATACTTTCTTTCAAAACAACTATAAAACAGCTTGATTTTACctcaatatttcaaacattcacACAGTCAATTCCACATATTGCACGGCTGGATTCTCATCCTTGATGTTGACTGGTCCACCAGCATTCCAGACAGGGACACACAAAAACAGCTGTgtttatgtgtttatttgaatatgTCTGAAGTTATGGTAGATATTCCAGATGTCTCAGTGTGATCTAACCGCagtttgttgacattgagacccAAATATTACAATAAATAAACTGCCTAATGATAGTCAATGCCATGCTCTGTACACACCAGAGACACTCTCTACAGTACAAAGAAGACGCTGATGTCAGTGACATTTCCAAAGGATGTCATACACATTTGAGTCATAAGGCCCACACTCAAAGGCACTAATAGGAAGACTTTCAGTACCCCTGTGAGATAAATATTACTTTCAGACAGCTTGTGTTCCTCTTAGTCTGACTGTAGAATGGAAAATTGTTGGTGACAATAGAAACTTTGAAAGAAAAAAACTAAGTTTGTTGGTGGTGTCATAGAGTTTGGTTATTTTGAGTTAATGTGCACTATACTGTAGGTGCATTTTACACATACAAAGGCAACAGTTCAATCTCCAGTGGCTCATTGTTACAGTACAAAATAATTTGCCTAGTTTAGTCAACTTCTCCATCTTGAGAAAGTGTCCATTCCCGGTTGTGAGGACGTCTCATCTTAAAGCCTCTCTTACCTTTGATATGAAAGATATCTTTATTTAGTTGCTTAGAGTTCACCAGGTTAGTTCTCTCAGTAACAAGCATTATTGTGCTTTGAAGAGTCCCGGGATCCATGTTAAAATTGTCTGTAACAATTATCTTGAGCCCTCTGTCATAGGTTATACAAATGTTGTTATAAGCAACAGCTGCTAAAAGCCATACAAATAGCTGATATCAGCTGTCTGATATTTGACCACTTCAAGCTGCCACGACACAAGCAATAAGCTAGTGGGGACTGGGCATGACTTCATGCTTACAACTGCATTACCTAGTCCTTATGACAGACGGTTCAAACAAAGCCTACTTCTAAGAAAAGTTACTTCATTGAAACTTCAGGTACTCCGGCGTGGAGTAGTTGAACAGCAGGAAGTCCATGTGGTATAGGTTGTACAGCTTCTTCTGGTAGAAGGGGCTGATGCTGTGAAAGAACTGGGCGGCCATGTCTCCCGTAGTCCTGGTGCTCTTGGCTGAGGTGGGGAAGGTCACCTGGCCCTTCACCCCGGCCAGCTGCAGCACGTAGCGGGAGTCCTGCTCCAGCGTCTCGTACTTGCCCACCACATCATAGTGGATGAGGCAGGGGTGGCACAGCGAGTGCACCCGCTCCCAGTGCTCGTTGAAGGGCTCCTCACGCTGCGTGGCCGGGTCAACCAGGTAGTACACAAATTCCTTAAAGGAGACGTCGTCGCCCCGCTCCAGCGCCTCGGCCTGCGGGTCAGTTCGATGCTGGCGGATGATCTTGGTGCCGTAGCGCTTGTGGAAAGCCGTGTTGTAGCTGCGTGTGAACTTGTTGCGGTAGGCCGAGACGAGCCGCTCAAAGGGCTCGCGCACAAACACAAACTTCAGGTAGGAGCGCAGCCGCTGATTGATCTGGGAGGTGGAGTACTCAGAGAGGGTGCGTAGGTTGCCCGGCACGTGGGCCTCGTTGGCGGGAATGGCAAGGGGGTCGCGGCGGGGGCCAGCGGCGCCTGTCAGGACCATGAGAACTCGTTTCCAGTTGGTGCAGGCCACCTTGGGCACGTAGCAGTAGAGCAGGCCATGCTGGTCGTCCACAATGATGTGCTTGAGGTCCTCAGGGATGAGGACGCGGCGCTTGCGCGTGTACGAGCGGCAGGCGTCTTCCAGCAGCTCCCGCCGACCCTGGTGGGTCACCTGCACTGCCGACTGCTccagctacaggagaagagaggagaggattcAGTGAGTATTCCAGGTAGTGACATAAAAAAACAGCTAGAATTTGTCTGAAGTTCTGGTAGATGTCTCGTGTTGTTTGATCACAGTTTGTTTTCTTGAGGTGAGTTGAAAGTGAGATGGCCAATGGTTCTGGCTGTTACTGAACACATTGGCATATTTCAACAGGTTAACGTAGGGAGTTTCAACACTCATCAGATTGCAGAATGGGAGACAAGAAACTGGTCTACACAAtacaaataaaatctatttaatgAGGCTGAACACAAGGCTGAACAATCTACGAAGGGTTTTGGCCCCACAACAACCCCTAGCCCAAACACACTTCAAGTACATCCAAAATAATTGGATAGGTATAAGCAATGTTGTTGTAGCGCCACCTTGCCCCTATCTTGATTAATCAACAAAAGTATAATAACACCCTTGCCTTTCTCGAACTAACAACTGTCTTAGTAGCACTGGCTTTGCAGATAATTTATTGAGgagaaatgtacttactatgacatgtggttgtctcacctacatatcttaagatgaatgcactaactgtaagtcactctggataagagtgtatgctaaatgactaaaatgtcaaatgtaaaaatgaaggagaaaggggatacctagtcagttgcacaactgaatgcattcaaccaaaatgtgtcttctgcatttaacccaacccctctgaatcagaaaggCTAGATGGATGGCATTTTTTTACATATTGCTTATACCCATCCAATCCTTTCAGATTTACACAAGTGCcttataggggctaggggttgtttctgtatGGGGCCTTTTTCAATATGAGAAAAAAACACCCTTTCAAAAGTAAGGCTCGGACCTCCTCAGTCTATTGACATTAGGAAGTTACTTGCAGGGGCAGAAACACTCCTCGCATTCCAACGTCACTTCATAGAATTCATTCTCCACCTTGTCCTTACCCGCACAGAAAATTCATTCTGAAAAGGAGTTAGCTACGTGCTTATGTAATAGTATAAATGTCTGGGAGCCATAATAGGCATAATCTGTCCAAGAATGGAGTTAATCTCCAGAAAAttgagagtaggaggagaggtagaaaataaaatgaaaatgtgTGCATTAGGGAATCTGCAACCAAGACAAGAGTATGTTCGTGCTGAATGACTCTGAATTACAGCTTCTCTAGATTATCTTATTGTTTGTCAAACTTAAGACTTGATAGTTGAGTTTTGATAGTTGAGTTTTAATGACCCATTTCTAtcccacgtacacacacactgtaactggatgtcataatcatatttactgtaAATCTCTCCCATCGACACACCGCCAATACCAACAGTACTGGTCAACCAGTTCAACTCCTTCCATTTACTTACTCCTTCCATTTACTCAGACAAATGCAGAGGctctcagtttgtctctgtgtctggtggcATATGTGGTCCTCTGAGCTGGTTTGAGAAGACACTGTTTACACTGAAAGCTCAAGGACACACTTAAGCAGGCTACAACGATGCCAACTCTGGACTTTCactcattgtgtagctgggaagTTATATCTTTCTATAAAACACTATTTTGTCAAGCAGAAGTTATCATTAAAACATCAAGTAAAACTATTACTTTATCTTTTGGCGCCAGGTAAGTAATTACTTGTCAATGTCACTCATTATCAATAACAGTGTAAAGACTATCTTATATGACAATCTTGAGTGGAATTAGTGGAGCAATGTGTATTTTTATGGTACATACTCTTACCTTGTCGGCTACGACTGACCTCAAGTAGATTCAATGGGTTCCTCATAAACCTAACACGCAAACCACACCGGCCAAGTTGCGTGtgcaagcgttgcaaaatacatttacacatacataTTATTCAATCATTTCACCCACACCGCACACGCGCGTGAACGAGCGGCTGCATAGCCAAGCTCTAAAATACAACTTGTTTCTATTTGACACACATTGATgcactgcaagtcccgcctctcccatcttctcATAGATTTTCAGGAGCATAGAACCTCTCATGGACGAGCGATTAATCATAGATAACTTACTAAAAATTCTGAGATCATAATTTTGAGGTcatatgaataaaaaaaatgtaattgcctATTTCAAAgtcatgtccccccccccccccgtccttcaattttcctaaataagtctattCAACACACTGTCATTGTTTGTGATATTGAAATTCGAACAGAGTTTGTGTTAAAAACAGTTTTAGGAGGACATATCATTGCTGCCCCCCGCCCCCACCCTTCCTTCACCAGTTGGCTGCCATCTTACAATGGCTCATCAAAACTATACCTAAACTatatcaaaactaatttcacatctGGGCTTATAATAATAGATGTAGCTTAAATACAAGATTAAATTGATAATAGTCTGATGGGCGACAATATTATCAATTGCCTTGTGAATGAAGAGACTGAAGTGCAGCGCTGGTAATCGACAAAGTGGGGGAACAGAGCTTACCAAAAaccaactttttcaaatcatcttTCATGCAGGTAAGTCGTTTTGATTTCATAACCTAGCGGAAAGAGTAtgttgtaatgtttctaaaacacaTACATTTGccaaacaacttttttttttaaaagggggATAAATACATAAAAATTTGAatagtttcctgatctttcttatatctctcagatatactgtaggacagacacttcagaacaaacttcctttagattttttgggggactatctgttgttccctgtagtgaatctgttattcaatgcatttctattgcTAATAGCAATAAAGCCAAACTCAATGTTTAATCTAATAattatttcaatattttttttgaTAAATTAGACTGGGCTTAGACTCTAGAGGGTTTTAATAgtcagagtagagaaacacatgATTGACACCGATGAAGTGTGTGTCAGTCATGCTGGTGTTggcagtagagagtagagagagttacGCCGCTGCTGCAAAACACGCTGGTGCTTTATTGTTCATTAGGGGATATGTTTTCTTGGTCTTGGATACACAAAGTGATAGCAATTCAGAACCTTCCCTTTATTCTATGGTTCTTCCCTTCCCTTCTTCTTTCTGGGACACATGTTCAGGTTTAGAGATTGGCACTGGCAGCTCTTTCATCTCTATGTGAACAGACGGATCAttcacctttctgttctctccTGATCTCAGGGGCTCCTCCACAGTACGATCATCATCCAAACTCTATTCTCTCCTGATCTCAGGGGCTCCTCCTCAGCACGATCATCATCCAAACTCTCTCTGCCTTCTTCTGTCGTCTGATCGATAAGGTGTGCTAGACGTGATACCAATTGGCAACATTCCTGTGTCCTCAGAGCGCTTTTCTTGAACAGGGACAGGGACTGTAAAGGTGACAGCATCTGGAATTCCCCTCTGGTAAATGCCCTGATCAGAAAGGTTTAAATTGGTAAGGGTGAGGGAAAGGTCTCCCTGTCGGTAAGCATCTTTGATATTTGAGACAGATACCCTGTTCTAAAATCTAGGGCCATAGGTAAAAATGATCTCCTATGACAGACAAAACATTCTTCTGATCTTTTTCCAATAGACCTGCACCTCACTGTCAggagtagggttgcaaagggtcagaaACATTTCGGTAAAGTTCAGGAAATtctccatgggaagttaagctctggaatttggggaattttgcttaaaatatccccaattcaatagaattgcaaccctctgcatgcacagtgcattcttccatcacatgtgcagagcactcttccatcacatgtacagctgattctcaagatcttccacactaatgagatgctgtcacgacttccgccgaagttggtccctctccttgttcgggcgtcgTTCGGTGGGCggcgtcaccgaccttctagccatcgccgatccacttttcattttccattggttttgtcttgtcttccatcacacctggatccaattccatcaattacatgttgtgtatttaaccctctgttcccccccatgtccttgtccgtaattggttgttgtagtgcttgtgcacggtatgctggtatttaccgggttttgtttgacccatttattgtattgttctgtttacggtggtttatggttattaaacacaaccgttgtaaatcagtttccgctctcctgcgcctgacttctctgccgccagtagcatCACATTacagatgctattgagcccacactactacactgtctgagccaaagactacatgctttctggtaagttttgattacaatactgggtggggtgaatatattttaaatGACATACtagattttttgttaactagtaaatagtagcctacagcaaagtgtgtttaaatcatttctaacttgttaacaatttctgctagttagtttttgctaccatgtgggttttagcttgcttgagcctgctaactgaggagtgttaattcacctgttctcatacatgtttcattttaaaacatttatcttacaaaggagttgtttagtCTAACTGCTttactatttatctgtacatggaactGTATTTGGGTTTTTTTAACtcatttttttctaatctttacaggaaaacacaacaggcactatctgatgtgtggagacatttcactgcagctaatgaaGGAAAAGctgtatacatttgcaaatactgtgccaaatcatatgtgaagaatgcaacaaagatgcagaatcatctggccaagtgcataaagttccctcagcactcataacaagcaacctctgacaaaagtccctctacttcttttCGAGGTGAACATTATGAATCAGAAACCTTattgatagcaacagctcatggtcctcttGGAATCATACGGTTTTTTTTCTcagtggaggaacgtagtcagagaaatgttgatgaatgtcttgctcgagctgtgtatgcaactggttcacctctgatgctcacaggcaatgtgtattggaagagatttctgaatgttcttcgcccagcatacacccctccaaccagacatgctttatctactcattttctggatgcagagttcaacagagttcaagtgaaggtcaagcaaatcatagagaaagcagactgtattgcaaacatctctgatgggtggttgaatgttcatgggcaaggaataattaactacatcatctccacccctcaaccagtattctacaagagcacagacacaagggacaacagacacaccggtctctacattgcagatgagctgaaggcagtcatcaatgaccttggaccacagaaggtatttgcactggtgacagacaatgctgtgaacatgaaggctgcttggtctgaagtggaggagtcctaccctcacatcacacccattggctgtgctgctcatggattgaatctgctcctcaaggacatcatggcactgaaaacaatgaacAGACTCTACAAGAgaaccaaggaaatggttaggtatgtgaagggtcatcaagttatagcagcaatttaagtgagaagaataagagcaccacattgaagcggcccagcaacacccgttggggtggtgttgtcatcatgtttgacagtctcctggaggggaaggagtctctccaagaaatggccataatcacagtctgccgatatggacagccccatccaGAGGATCCTcttggatgatgtattttgggagagagtagTAAGCAGCCTGacacctatagcagtagccattgcagagattgagagagacaatgccatcctgtctgatgttcagactctgcttgcagatgtaagagaagaaatccgtactgccctgaagacttctgcctgaagcccatacacgctgcagcgtacatgttggaccccaagtatgctggcaagagcatcctgtctggtgcagagatcaacaaggcctatggtgtcatcactaccgtgtctcgccaccttggcctggatgaggacaaggttcttggcagtctggcgaagtacacttccaagcaagggctttgggatggagatgcaatatggcagtcgtgccaacatatctcatcagccacctggtggaagggactttgtagATCCGAGGCTTTTTCccttgttgcctccatcatcctccaaatcccaccaacatcagccgcctccgAGCGCAACtgttccttgtttgggaacacacacaccaaagcacgcaacaggctgaccaatacaagggttgaaaaattggtggccatccgggcaaattgtgggctttttgagcctgacaacgagccatcctcaacaaggttgtaaagtgacagtgaagatgaggcctcaagagtctgatgttcaagaggtggacattgaggaggtccagggagaagacgtggaagcctgagaggaagacaaccaaagctttagtttttagactatcattttacagatgtatgttgaaaacgtttttgggagatgcgatggatcattgggaatCATTCAATATTACCTTTCTTTTGtttttcagtgaaatcatcccatgtgaagagtcaactcatttaattaaagtttaattcataactaaaacatttttatttttttatttcaattgGAAGGATTgaataatttgcaattatgtctacttatgataaggtaaaatgtttatgtttctgtctctatatgatatggtaaatatatccaatgctaaaaacatctacatttaaatggtattaatattaatttgcatatatttccattatattcctgttaattcccacagaaagtGTCTAAACCCTAGTcaggagtttgtttttcagttGAGCCGTGGCAAGTAAGCTTCACGTTATCTCCTACATGAGCAGATTTTACATTGGGGCCCAAAATGACTAGTTCTACATCCTGTAAAATGTTGTTATTGCATATACACTCATAGTAGCCCAGCTGAggtaatggtgagagagaggTCTCAATTCTGGAGTTTAACCCTGTTTTCATAGCCCTCTCCTGGGGTGAAAATCTTGTTGATCAACTTTAGCCACCATCTTCTGGTTATAGTACattggtaaaataacaacccagtgTTTATCTCCCAGGACAAATAAGTTAGCAATTGAAGCTAGATAAATGTCCATGAATAGTTCATGTGTGTTTGACATGACCcgaaatgaatatagttggttcacaGTTGGTTTAAATATTTTTACCTGCGAGTCATGATCGCGTCTGGTATGGATGAACAAAATCTAAATGCTTGCGATGACGCATGCGGACGTACGTGCATGGCCAGTGTAGTCAGCATATAAGGGTAACTTAAGCATACAAGATCAACTCTCCATGCATTGTAAAACCTTTGCTTAAGTTAAATTTCCAGTATAAAGTAATTACACCCTTTCGTTTTCCAAAACTGAAGTTAGACAAATCAGGATAAAATTTGTTAAAATCTTCCGCCAGTTTTGCTTGCTGCCTGCATAAATTCAAACATTTTTCCTCAAAGTATAGCAAGAGCACAGAGTAATAacaaaaagaaaactgcaagcGATTATAAAGTAAATAATGTCTCAAGCAGTTGTTCTGTCTTTTGGCATGAGCCTCAGACTACCCTCCCTGTATGATTTAATTGGCAATAGCCAAGCTAATTTCTCTCACATTCTCTCCAAGTCTTAGTTCTGGAACAGTCCCTACGTAAtgtcatactgtataatatactacAACCTGTACATACAAAACACATCCCGGAACTGTGTATGTTTTTTTACATTACAGTT harbors:
- the LOC106565240 gene encoding carbohydrate sulfotransferase 11 isoform X2, which encodes MLYDSDQLEQSAVQVTHQGRRELLEDACRSYTRKRRVLIPEDLKHIIVDDQHGLLYCYVPKVACTNWKRVLMVLTGAAGPRRDPLAIPANEAHVPGNLRTLSEYSTSQINQRLRSYLKFVFVREPFERLVSAYRNKFTRSYNTAFHKRYGTKIIRQHRTDPQAEALERGDDVSFKEFVYYLVDPATQREEPFNEHWERVHSLCHPCLIHYDVVGKYETLEQDSRYVLQLAGVKGQVTFPTSAKSTRTTGDMAAQFFHSISPFYQKKLYNLYHMDFLLFNYSTPEYLKFQ
- the LOC106565240 gene encoding carbohydrate sulfotransferase 11 isoform X1; translation: MRKPKVNRMVLAMCLWCFIMVIFYFHSNLKPASAQGSGRSSGQGKSGRSPLQMLYDSDQLEQSAVQVTHQGRRELLEDACRSYTRKRRVLIPEDLKHIIVDDQHGLLYCYVPKVACTNWKRVLMVLTGAAGPRRDPLAIPANEAHVPGNLRTLSEYSTSQINQRLRSYLKFVFVREPFERLVSAYRNKFTRSYNTAFHKRYGTKIIRQHRTDPQAEALERGDDVSFKEFVYYLVDPATQREEPFNEHWERVHSLCHPCLIHYDVVGKYETLEQDSRYVLQLAGVKGQVTFPTSAKSTRTTGDMAAQFFHSISPFYQKKLYNLYHMDFLLFNYSTPEYLKFQ